In Acropora muricata isolate sample 2 chromosome 13, ASM3666990v1, whole genome shotgun sequence, the DNA window gacgataatgatgaggACAACGATGACAATAGCAATGAAAGCAGTGACGATAATGATGGCAATAAAGACAATAACACCAATCATGATATTGATAACGATAAGAACGATAATGACGGTAAATACAATGGAGATATAGATGACAATAACGAGGACATTATTAAAACGTCAACAGCTATGATGTTGACGACGACAACGACAATAATAACGATAAAAACAATCACGGTTATGATGGCGTTTACAACGATAACATCAATGAAACCAGTGAGAATAATGATGTCGATGACGACGACAAtagcaatgaaaacaattaGGTAATAATTTAATGTAACTTTCAGGTGAAAGTTCCTTTTgcgtatttttgtttttcaagatttaatttttcaactgagaAGTTTTCccgaatatcagcgttgaacagcatttgggagtagagaaataaactccttagTTAATTTTTAATCTGTGATTAGCGTAAATggacttttgaacaactgggccctggacgATCATAGTCCATTGAAGTATGCACTCCTGGGTTCAACCCATTTTCTAGCAACAATAATCACAATGACAATAGTGATGACGATAACGAGGAATAACAACAATGATAACGACGACAGTAGCAAAGAAAACGATGTAGATAATGATAACTATAAAGTAAAATATAAGAAATACATGTGTCAgaactacggtggcccacaagggacatgctcaaaattaaaagagtgctgcaaatttaaaatagttgctgcaaattttcaaaacgagttggtggaaccaagtataacatcttctgctgcagtctgtcacgtgcgaagtctcagatcaagcgtaagaaaagcaagtaaaatctcttACTCtatatatccactatacagctatcttagatttgaacagtgcaaaaaaaaaatcagtcttaaatcaatcgaaatatttttaaaaagcaaaattttaaaaagtggcgaagtattgccatttttggacattttgcaagggctatagtaaggcaaaatggtcgatttcgggaacgaagttctgatctaCCAattagatgactgatccgcatCCGCCCGTTTGTTAAGGAAACTGACACTAATAAACGACGAAAACACTGTCACGTATTCAGTTGACCCtaggcaattcatttcattcccacaaATATGGTATGAACTAGTTAGAGAGAACTGCGCacgcgcaaacaaaacaccaagacaacagtacctctggacgtggtgccagagcgtcgtaccaaacgatgctccccgagatttcggcccggaggtcgcttttgtgagctaaggttcagatacctatcgtcaccgacaggcagggagggagagataagtcggcccctagaccatatgagacagatcccattcatccactcagctcaaaTCATAggtagtaccaatttctatatatatagaacagttttctagatattttctccttgtggtacgctcaggtgtatACTAATgaagagcatatttaacaattgcgcacgcgctctagcaaggacactcattaggctcagaccccttgttgagctcttgtttttttcatacggtacgttgtggtgactactggtgcaaaaacagatggcgtttacgcatgcgcattgctgaaataTCAAATTGTAGTCCATTTCATTCaggtctttttgtgcttgtttttgtgtcctttttttctggattggaaATACAAACATAATTGATtgccaaaatgattttaaggcAAAAGGATGAAATCAAACGCCGCGAACAGAGACTTAAAATAAAAGCACACTTCTcagtgatgatgataacaacTTTAAAGGAATGCTCAATATTAAaggaatattaaatattaaaggAAGCCATGACAATGACGATAACGACTATAATTTTTATCGATGATAACACTAAAGAAAAGAACGACAATAACAAAGATAGCGACGtgaataacaatgataataacaatgacaacgaaaatgataatgacgacgataATGACGATAAATGCAAAGACAACaatgacaataacaacaataataaaaatgacGATAACGACGATGATAAACACCATAACAGAGATTACGAGGCTAATAACTATGATAACAATAACGGTAACGATCACGATACGGCAataataaaagtgaaaaaacataacaataatgatgacgacaagGCCAGCAATAACAGTGAAAACAATGACGATAGTCACGACGATAACGACAACGATAGGAATGAGACTCACACGGTTAATGATaaagataatattaataacattaaaagcaaagacaataatgatgacgataacaaGGAAGAGGTCGATCACTACAAAGACGATAATGGCGACGAAACCGACCAAAATCAATCACAACAACGACTATAATGacaataaatttaaaaacagcGACGATAATGGCCGCGAACGAAAAAAGCAATGAAACAATGATGATAGTGATAACGATAACGACGACAATAACGAATCAAAATGGTAACGACGATGATCACAATGAAAGTACTAATGAAGATAACGACGATAATAAGAGTAAAACAATAACTTCAATGATGACCGTAACGATGGCAATAACAGTGAAATCAATGACGATAATGTTGACAATAACGGTCAAAATATCAATGACAACAGTTATGTTGCCGACGACGATGACATTGCCTTTACGATGACGATaacgacaataataataaaaataaaaacgataATGACGATAACATCTTTTACAACAatgttgataataataataataataacgataacgACGAAAATATCaatcaaaacaataacaaaaacgttGACCATAACGAcgatgataacagtgaaaacaACAAGGATAATGAATACGATAACGACAATGATGAGAATGACGACTATAATGaagacaataacaataaaaacagtAACGATAATATTGACGATAGATATGGTTTTAATAACAGTGTAACCGGGGCTTATATTAACGACATGAGCGAAAAGAAAAACGATAATACAAggatttgcatttgaaattcggagcgaaatgaatgaaaaaatgtgggccgcgtcatgcgaaaagggcccggacgccAAATTTTACCCATTTTTACTTTTAGGCGTTTTTGCCCACTTaattctccaaataacatgatggaagtaaggtaaggtaaggtagtCCTTATTTTACGAGGGTAACACGTGACAGTACAACTAGAACTGATGAACTTGTGACCCTCGGTGCGCACCTcttaaataaggcatttttcatcttAGGAAGgaagaggtctggtaacgaatatgttgctatggtgacatcataactattatcaaattATGTAGCttttgcagcacatcaaccctgcaaaatttcagccCTGTAGACTTAATATTTGGAGATAATcccaattttgttattttacatcatttcgTGTAcactatgtgacgtcacaagtcatcgaacttgcataaaccaaaatcttgaataactcttcAAACAAGAAAGctattacaaaaaaataaacgccattcttcatcattttgaaaggtctttcgaataagctaataaaaaatttcgtatcatatgcactttaaattaGTGTTGTAACTGTATGCGCGACGCCAACTTGTCACTACCCGCAAAATACCTTCTCTTCGTTATGGTCTGTCTTTGAATTTTCTCTTTTTCGGAGTTTCTCTTGAATCTGGCACGCAGAGTAATGTTGTATATATCAGTTCTTCCAGCAAGGATGGCCCAGTACACTTCCTTGGCAAAAGCAACAAGTTGTTTTGCTCGAATGCGAAGGTATGAATTATAAAAATAGGGCTCAACGTGTTGCGTTCAATGAGGccgctgattggttgattggtgTGAAATTTGAACGTGGAGATAAGGTGACTCTAAAGTGTGCAACTCCATGTTTGTATCGTGTACGACGGAAGCATCTTATTTGTCTTCGTGCATTCGCAAATACCAGGCATGCAATTGTCAGACCCCGAACGCATTTGTTAAATTTCTCATTTGCTTTCAtagtttctttcttcttttttttttttcagccatgGATGATGATTCCCTTATGTGTAAGAGGGAGACGTATGTGCGTGAATTGGTTCATTGTATTCGCTCAAGCACTCGAAGAATTCCCTCCGTTTCTTTTTTTGGCAACAAACACTTCAGATATCTGGGACCTATACTACACGCATGCGCACTGTTTATTACTTCTTGCAACATTACTTTTAGACCTGCGCACCACGCCTGTTTGTCAGAACTCCCACAATTACTATGTGGAGCTGGGGTATACATCCATTCTCTGAGTACACCCCCTACTTAAATTTTTGTACCACGCTGAAAGACTCCAACAAGAAACAGCTTCTCACGCCTGATCAAGCTCAAACGTGGGCTGAGCGGATGCATGGGAATCTGTTGCTTGTATGGAGTACCTCCATAAACGTGCTTGTAGTACCATTACCATTAACTAGTTTATATCTACTTTGAGAAGTAACGTTGGATAGATACTTTGCGATCTTTATATATTGCACGGATTTCTCACTGCAAATAAGATATTAATCAGAAATTGCGAAGGGACAGTCCTTTAATCCTTAGTTCTGCATTAATCTTAATGAGTGAAAATAGAATGAAAGCAAGCTGGACAATGGCTTATACCAACCCCGTTGTGATGTGTATGTCATCACCATTCGTAAGCATACACTCCTATAACCTATTCAATAAGTGACCCATACCCTGGTAAGACCTCATTAACAAAACATAGGCAAATGTTGAGACCAAATATCTACGCAATTGCTCAGTGCAACAAATATGTTAGTTGTGATTGTGGACAACACATCTGTCCTCCCACGGCATGCCCATGTAAAGGTGAACACAGAAAAAGCGAATCTGTGGGCCACATAAAttgcattgaaagaaaaaaaagaaggctTTAAAGCAATACCGACTCACGTTTATACTAACCCAAGGAGTGCGCATCACCCTACGCACCCTCAACCGACGGACCCAACCCATCATGACGTCTCAGCCCCGTAGGAAAAAATGCCTTGGTTATTTTGCAAAAGGAAAATGTATCAACTTTATTTCTTCAAAgcctttatttacaaatttgaaatgaattaaaactcttcaaatgaaaaatgaagaTCTTTCTCTAGAATCTATGCCTGCACTCGAAACGATACACAAAATTATTCGTCTTCAATTTAAACTCCTTGACCCCGGTATCTTTTCCTCGCCAGTCCCTCTCTCGTGTGATCTCACTTTCAGCTTAACTGTTGCCATCCTTGTGACGAAATCAAAGTCATAGGAGTCAGGCTGCAACATGAAATTAAACACAGCGGAGAGGCGCTATATCACAATCGATGGTTAACACGTGACGTCACGGAGGCCACAATGGTGGACCTAATGGAGGAAATGGTGGCAATTTGGTAATATCCCTTGGTTAGTTGAGCATTATCCTCATTGATACTGATAtatgaaagtcatgtatttaTATTGAAACGAAGTTTGGATGACTgtgtgatccttgcagttttttttaaaatttattttgcttcaTTTGCCAGGATCAGACACTTCTTTTCAATCTGAAGTTCAAATACATatttttcatgtatcaacatcatatCATCATATATGTATATCTCTGCCCATAAGCTACGGGCTTATCATCGCCCCATATGACGACCGGTCacacgtttctcgaaagtcccgaaaacgtgtccggtccgaaaagccattcgtaaaactctgacccgctcattctgtaaagcgggtcttttcatatgttgtaaagggaataagaCAGGaacccattattattattatttattattattattattattattattattattattaatattattactatattactattattattacgtttcgggactttcgagaaacgggcttcGCAAAGGCACAACTTTTCGGGGAGATTCTGCGCCATTTTGGCTCTGAAGGAGTTCTGgttgttttcgtaaagaaatgAATCACCTTTCACCAGCGAACTGAATTTTTCAGagtctttctttttctcaagCGTGCGCAGAAAGACTGGGAATCTGGCAAG includes these proteins:
- the LOC136895067 gene encoding uncharacterized protein DDB_G0287625-like, which produces MTITTIIFIDDNTKEKNDNNKDSDVNNNDNNNDNENDNDDDNDDKCKDNNDNNNNNKNDDNDDDKHHNRDYEANNYDNNNGNDHDTAIIKVKKHNNNDDDKASNNSENNDDSHDDNDNDRNETHTVNDKDNINNIKSKDNNDDDNKEEVDHYKDDNGDETDQNQSQQRL